One segment of Marvinbryantia formatexigens DSM 14469 DNA contains the following:
- a CDS encoding acyl-CoA carboxylase subunit beta, giving the protein MSNTAQTLAGKRIAALLDENSFVEIGGSITARNTDFNMAKADTPADGVITGYGVIDGSLVYVYSQDASVLGGTIGEMHAKKITGIYDLAMKMGAPVIGLIDCAGLRLQEATDALNAFGEIYAKQALASGVIPQITAIFGTCGGGLAIVPGLTDFTFMEEKNAKLFVNSPNALDGNTKEKCDTAAAKFQSEEAGLVDFTGSESEVLAGIRQLVGLLPANNEDDMSYEECADDLNRVCADLANCVGDTSILLGQIADDNVFVETKAAYAKEMVTGFLRLNGQTVGAVANRTEVYDAEGKKTATYDAVLTKRGATKAAEFVQFCDAFSIPVLSLTNVKGFKADMHSERGIAKAVARLTYAFAEATVPKVNVIIGAAYGSAYTAMNSKAIGADMTYAWPTAEIGTMDAKLAAKIMYADADAATINEKAAEYAALQTSAASAAKRGYVDAVIDACDTRKYVIGAFEMLFTKREDRPAKKHGTV; this is encoded by the coding sequence ATGAGTAACACAGCACAAACCTTAGCAGGCAAAAGAATCGCAGCTTTGCTTGATGAGAACAGTTTTGTTGAAATCGGTGGAAGTATCACTGCCAGAAACACAGATTTCAACATGGCAAAAGCAGACACTCCGGCGGACGGCGTTATTACCGGATACGGTGTGATCGACGGCAGTCTGGTATATGTATACAGCCAGGATGCTTCTGTTCTCGGCGGCACAATCGGAGAGATGCACGCAAAGAAAATCACAGGCATCTACGACCTTGCAATGAAGATGGGAGCGCCGGTCATCGGACTGATCGACTGCGCGGGACTTCGTCTTCAGGAGGCGACAGACGCGCTGAATGCTTTCGGTGAGATTTACGCAAAGCAGGCGCTTGCTTCCGGCGTGATTCCGCAGATTACAGCAATATTCGGTACCTGCGGCGGCGGTCTTGCAATCGTTCCGGGGCTTACTGATTTTACCTTTATGGAAGAGAAAAATGCAAAATTATTTGTAAATTCTCCGAATGCGCTGGATGGCAATACGAAAGAAAAATGCGATACGGCGGCTGCAAAATTCCAGAGTGAAGAGGCAGGTCTTGTGGACTTTACCGGCAGCGAGAGCGAGGTTCTTGCGGGTATCCGTCAGCTTGTCGGTCTGCTTCCGGCAAACAACGAGGATGATATGTCCTACGAAGAATGTGCCGACGACCTCAACCGTGTTTGTGCAGACCTGGCAAATTGTGTGGGAGATACTTCGATTCTTCTTGGACAGATCGCAGACGACAATGTTTTCGTTGAGACAAAAGCGGCGTATGCAAAAGAAATGGTGACGGGCTTCCTGCGCCTGAACGGTCAGACGGTCGGCGCTGTTGCAAACCGCACAGAGGTATATGATGCAGAAGGAAAGAAGACAGCCACCTACGATGCAGTTCTGACAAAGAGAGGCGCTACAAAGGCGGCAGAATTCGTACAGTTCTGTGATGCGTTCAGTATCCCGGTGCTTTCCCTCACCAATGTGAAGGGCTTCAAGGCGGATATGCACTCTGAGAGAGGCATTGCAAAAGCGGTTGCGCGTCTTACATATGCGTTTGCGGAAGCAACGGTTCCGAAGGTAAACGTTATCATCGGAGCGGCTTACGGCAGCGCTTACACTGCAATGAACAGCAAGGCAATCGGCGCGGACATGACCTATGCATGGCCGACGGCGGAAATCGGAACAATGGACGCGAAGCTTGCGGCAAAGATTATGTATGCGGACGCGGATGCGGCGACTATCAATGAGAAGGCTGCCGAGTACGCTGCGCTGCAGACGAGTGCGGCTTCCGCGGCAAAGAGAGGCTATGTTGACGCAGTTATTGATGCGTGCGACACCAGAAAATATGTGATTGGAGCATTTGAAATGTTATTCACAAAAAGAGAAGACCGCCCGGCGAAAAAACACGGCACGGTTTAA
- a CDS encoding D-alanyl-D-alanine carboxypeptidase family protein, producing MRKRKWKQRAALACSILLLPLLLQQEAPVRAQTDITQDMPVTADTSQEQDMPVATDTSQEQGVPVTADTAQEQGVQVTADTAQEQDMQATADTAQTQEAQSGGAEDTLALTSPSALLMEASSGTVLYEKDAHTRRSPASVTKIMTTLLIFEELEKGTLKLDDEVVTSAHAKSMGGSQVFLEEGEKQTVDTLLKCILVSSGNDASVAMAEHIGGTEAEFVSRMNEKAAELGMADTHFEDCCGLTDSDNHYTTAYDIALMSRELITRFPQVYDYTTIWMDTITHVTRRGSSEFGLANTNKLLRSYDGCMGLKTGSTSKALFCVSATAVRNDIELISVVMAGPDSKTRFADAAAMLNYGFGKCRLYIDDEPPELPHLSVKRGVEDTVSCHYAEEFRYLDAQGRNLDDIERKLELPEELSAPVSKESAAGRMVYLLDGREIGSVDILPDRDIAKAGYLHYLRQAWETFIMKALDSGGRENEQNQRETLPDSDAGRGEQTEEANLRRYAGGSA from the coding sequence ATGAGGAAAAGAAAATGGAAACAGAGGGCGGCGCTTGCCTGCAGTATCCTTCTGCTGCCGCTGCTTTTGCAGCAGGAGGCACCGGTGCGGGCGCAGACAGATATCACGCAGGATATGCCGGTGACGGCGGATACGTCGCAGGAACAGGATATGCCGGTGGCGACAGACACGTCGCAGGAACAGGGCGTGCCGGTGACGGCGGACACAGCGCAGGAACAGGGCGTGCAGGTGACGGCGGACACAGCGCAGGAACAGGATATGCAGGCGACGGCGGATACGGCGCAGACGCAGGAGGCGCAGAGCGGCGGGGCGGAGGATACGCTCGCCCTCACATCGCCGTCCGCGCTTCTGATGGAGGCTTCGTCCGGGACGGTGCTTTATGAAAAGGATGCTCACACCAGACGCAGTCCGGCGAGCGTGACGAAAATCATGACGACGCTGCTGATTTTCGAGGAGCTGGAGAAGGGCACGCTGAAGCTGGACGACGAGGTGGTCACCAGCGCCCATGCAAAATCAATGGGAGGCTCGCAGGTATTTCTGGAGGAAGGAGAAAAGCAGACGGTCGACACGCTGCTTAAATGCATCCTGGTATCCTCCGGGAACGACGCCTCGGTGGCGATGGCGGAGCATATCGGTGGGACGGAGGCAGAATTTGTCAGCCGGATGAACGAAAAGGCGGCAGAGCTTGGCATGGCGGACACGCATTTCGAGGACTGTTGCGGTCTGACGGATTCCGACAATCACTATACGACTGCCTACGATATCGCGCTGATGTCGCGCGAGCTGATTACCCGGTTTCCACAGGTCTACGATTACACAACCATCTGGATGGACACGATTACCCATGTGACGCGGCGCGGCAGCAGCGAGTTCGGGCTGGCGAACACCAACAAGCTTCTGCGCAGCTACGACGGCTGTATGGGACTGAAAACGGGCAGCACCAGCAAGGCGCTTTTCTGTGTCTCGGCGACAGCGGTGAGAAACGACATCGAGCTTATCAGCGTCGTGATGGCGGGACCGGATTCAAAAACACGCTTTGCCGACGCCGCCGCGATGCTGAATTACGGCTTTGGAAAATGCCGCCTGTACATCGATGACGAGCCGCCAGAGCTTCCGCACCTGTCTGTAAAAAGGGGAGTGGAGGATACGGTCTCCTGCCATTATGCGGAGGAATTCCGCTATCTGGATGCCCAGGGGCGCAATCTGGATGACATCGAGCGGAAGCTGGAGCTTCCGGAGGAGCTGTCCGCGCCGGTCTCAAAAGAGAGCGCCGCCGGACGGATGGTCTATCTGCTGGACGGCAGAGAAATCGGCAGCGTGGATATCCTGCCGGACAGGGACATCGCAAAAGCAGGCTACCTGCATTATCTGCGGCAGGCGTGGGAAACTTTTATCATGAAAGCCCTGGATTCGGGCGGGAGAGAGAATGAGCAGAATCAGAGAGAGACACTACCGGATAGTGATGCCGGGAGGGGAGAACAGACCGAAGAAGCCAATCTGCGCCGTTATGCTGGGGGATCTGCATAA
- a CDS encoding segregation and condensation protein A codes for MGIPVKLQEFEGPLDLLLHLIDKNKVSIFDIPIVEITNQYMEYIQAMETADMGVMSEFLVMAATLLDIKSRMLLPPEKDEEGEPQDPRQELVERLLEHKLYKYMSYELRDRQGDAAKAAYRQMDMPEEVLKYREPVDVQALLSGVTLARLNEIFQDVMKRRDARMDPVRSQFGTMEKEEVDLDETIAHVESYIAGHKKCSFRSLLRNRKSKMQVIITFLTILEMMKTGKIEIEQDDIFADILITAK; via the coding sequence ATGGGAATCCCGGTAAAGCTGCAGGAATTCGAGGGACCGCTCGATTTGCTCCTGCATCTGATAGATAAAAACAAGGTGAGCATTTTCGACATCCCGATTGTCGAGATCACCAATCAGTATATGGAATACATCCAGGCGATGGAGACTGCCGACATGGGCGTGATGAGCGAATTTCTGGTGATGGCGGCAACGCTGCTGGATATTAAATCGAGAATGCTGCTCCCGCCGGAGAAGGACGAGGAGGGCGAGCCGCAGGACCCGCGCCAGGAGCTGGTGGAGCGCCTGCTGGAGCATAAGCTTTATAAGTACATGTCCTACGAACTGCGCGACCGTCAGGGCGATGCGGCAAAGGCGGCTTACCGCCAGATGGACATGCCTGAGGAGGTACTGAAGTACCGCGAGCCGGTGGATGTGCAGGCGCTGCTTTCCGGGGTGACGCTTGCGCGGCTGAACGAGATTTTCCAGGATGTGATGAAGCGCCGGGACGCGCGGATGGACCCGGTGCGCAGCCAGTTCGGCACAATGGAAAAAGAAGAGGTTGACCTGGATGAAACCATCGCTCATGTGGAAAGCTATATTGCCGGACATAAAAAATGCAGCTTCCGCAGCCTTCTGCGGAACCGGAAAAGCAAAATGCAGGTGATAATTACGTTCCTGACGATTCTGGAAATGATGAAAACAGGAAAAATCGAGATAGAGCAGGACGATATTTTTGCGGACATTCTGATTACCGCAAAGTAG
- a CDS encoding metallophosphoesterase: protein MSRIRERHYRIVMPGGENRPKKPICAVMLGDLHNRVFGEGNSQLVEIIRKQYPDLIFSVGDLTVCHAGQEVNPDIGLALLKRLACDCPVYCVNGNHEYRAKQYPKVYGGVYQKITAELHKGGITLLENARVPVEVNGARLMIHGLEIPEKYYKRFGSAYMPAEEIRALIGEPDEERYNILLAHNPVFFESYALWGANLTLSGHLHGGLVRLPFIGGVISPQVKLFPRYAQGMFEKYRHKMVVTAGLGSHSLALRVNNPPEIVVLEIV from the coding sequence ATGAGCAGAATCAGAGAGAGACACTACCGGATAGTGATGCCGGGAGGGGAGAACAGACCGAAGAAGCCAATCTGCGCCGTTATGCTGGGGGATCTGCATAACCGCGTGTTCGGGGAGGGCAACAGCCAGCTTGTGGAAATAATAAGGAAGCAGTACCCGGACTTAATTTTTTCCGTGGGTGATCTGACCGTATGCCATGCGGGGCAGGAGGTAAATCCCGATATCGGGCTGGCGCTGCTGAAAAGGCTTGCCTGCGACTGCCCGGTATACTGCGTGAACGGCAATCATGAATACCGTGCCAAGCAGTATCCGAAAGTCTACGGCGGTGTTTATCAGAAGATAACCGCCGAGCTGCACAAGGGCGGCATTACGCTTCTGGAAAATGCGCGCGTGCCGGTGGAGGTGAACGGGGCGCGCCTTATGATTCACGGGCTGGAAATTCCGGAAAAGTATTACAAACGATTTGGCAGCGCCTATATGCCGGCGGAGGAGATACGTGCGCTGATCGGCGAGCCGGACGAGGAGCGCTATAACATTCTGCTGGCGCACAACCCGGTCTTTTTTGAGAGCTATGCGCTCTGGGGCGCAAATCTGACGCTCTCCGGTCATCTGCACGGCGGTCTTGTGCGGCTGCCCTTTATCGGCGGCGTCATCAGCCCGCAGGTGAAGCTGTTTCCACGGTATGCGCAGGGGATGTTTGAAAAATACCGGCACAAAATGGTGGTGACGGCGGGGCTTGGCTCGCACTCCCTGGCGCTGCGCGTCAACAATCCGCCGGAAATCGTGGTACTGGAAATTGTGTGA
- a CDS encoding zinc dependent phospholipase C family protein, whose product MPTTYAHDLFGKTVYKKLDSEIKELIARHSMAYTVGLHGPDILFYVRPFQKNRINELGQKLHQEEAAGFFARGGVLYRETKDEGVLAYLLGFVCHFMLDSTCHPYIGEYMKKTGAGHDEIETELDRALMEEQGKNPFYYHPACVIHPTADCVHSIAAVLPEVTEKEVRHMLRAMKFYTGFTVCSSALKRKFLLGASKALGAYGLVQGRIMRKEPRPICQESTKELKRLFGLAVPETVTVLERYYRCVLSGEEPEARFNRNYN is encoded by the coding sequence ATGCCTACCACTTATGCACATGATTTATTTGGAAAAACAGTATACAAAAAGCTGGACAGCGAAATAAAGGAGCTGATTGCGCGCCATTCGATGGCGTACACGGTCGGTCTGCACGGACCGGACATTTTGTTCTACGTGCGTCCGTTCCAGAAAAACCGTATCAACGAGCTGGGGCAGAAGCTGCACCAGGAGGAGGCTGCCGGATTTTTTGCGCGGGGCGGCGTACTGTACCGGGAGACAAAGGATGAGGGCGTTCTCGCCTATCTGCTGGGCTTTGTCTGCCACTTTATGCTGGACAGCACCTGCCATCCCTATATCGGGGAATACATGAAGAAAACCGGAGCGGGGCATGATGAAATCGAAACGGAGCTGGACCGCGCGCTGATGGAGGAGCAGGGGAAAAATCCCTTCTATTATCATCCGGCGTGCGTCATTCATCCGACGGCGGACTGTGTGCACAGCATTGCGGCGGTGCTGCCGGAGGTTACGGAAAAAGAGGTGCGTCATATGCTGCGCGCCATGAAATTTTATACGGGCTTCACGGTCTGCTCGTCCGCGCTGAAGCGGAAGTTTCTGCTGGGTGCCTCGAAGGCGCTGGGGGCGTATGGGCTGGTACAGGGGCGTATCATGCGCAAAGAGCCGCGTCCCATCTGCCAGGAGAGCACGAAGGAGCTGAAGCGGCTGTTTGGTCTGGCGGTGCCGGAAACGGTAACGGTGCTGGAGCGCTATTACCGCTGCGTACTGTCCGGGGAAGAGCCGGAGGCGCGCTTTAACCGGAATTACAATTAA
- a CDS encoding polyribonucleotide nucleotidyltransferase produces the protein MYKSYSMELAGRTLRVDVGRVAKQANGAVLMHYGDTTVLSTATASEKPREGIDFFPLSVEYEEKMYAVGKIPGGFNKREGKASENAVLTARVIDRPMRPLFPKDYRNDVTLDNLVLSVDPDCSPELTAMLGSAIATVISDIPFDGPTSTTQVGLVNGEFVFNPNAAQKAVSDLQLTVASTRDKVIMIEAGANEVPEDKMIEAIFAAHEVNQEVIKFIDTIVAECGKEKHTYTSCAVPEELFAAIREVISPEEMEVAVFTDEKQKREANIREIKDKLAEKFADNEEWLALIDEAVYQYQKKTVRKMILKDHKRPDGRAINEIRPLAAEVDLIPRVHGSAMFTRGQTQICTITTLAPLSEAQKIDGLDASETSKRYMHHYNFPSYSVGETKPSRGPGRREIGHGALAERALVPVLPSEEEFPYAIRTVSETFESNGSTSQASICASTMSLMAAGVPIKTAVAGISCGLVTGETDDDYIVLTDIQGLEDFFGDMDFKVAGTHKGITAIQMDIKIHGLTRPIIEEAIARTREARLYILDEVMAKTIAEPRMELSEYAPKIIQINIDPQKIGDVVGQRGKTINTIIERTGVKIDITDDGAVSICGTDKEQMARAMDMVRIITTEFEAGQILTGTVVSIKEFGAFLEFAPGKEGMVHISKISKGRIDKVEDVLKLGDVVKVVCLGKDKMGRVSFSMKDVEQ, from the coding sequence ATGTATAAGAGTTATTCAATGGAGCTCGCCGGCAGAACACTCCGGGTGGATGTTGGCAGAGTTGCAAAACAGGCGAATGGTGCTGTACTGATGCACTATGGAGATACCACCGTATTATCTACGGCTACGGCATCGGAAAAACCGCGTGAGGGAATCGATTTCTTCCCGCTCAGCGTGGAATATGAGGAAAAAATGTATGCGGTCGGAAAAATTCCGGGCGGCTTCAACAAGAGAGAGGGCAAGGCTTCCGAGAACGCTGTTCTGACGGCGCGTGTAATCGACCGTCCGATGCGTCCGCTGTTCCCGAAGGACTACCGCAACGACGTGACACTGGACAATCTGGTGCTTTCCGTAGACCCGGACTGCTCACCGGAGCTGACAGCCATGCTTGGTTCCGCCATTGCGACGGTGATTTCCGATATCCCGTTTGACGGACCGACCTCCACCACACAGGTGGGACTGGTGAACGGTGAATTTGTATTCAACCCGAATGCTGCCCAGAAGGCAGTTTCCGATCTGCAGCTCACCGTTGCCTCCACGCGCGACAAGGTCATCATGATTGAGGCGGGCGCAAACGAGGTGCCGGAGGATAAGATGATTGAGGCTATCTTCGCTGCACACGAGGTAAACCAGGAGGTTATTAAGTTTATCGACACCATCGTGGCGGAGTGCGGAAAAGAAAAGCACACCTACACAAGCTGTGCGGTTCCCGAAGAGCTGTTTGCAGCTATCCGCGAGGTAATCTCTCCGGAGGAGATGGAGGTTGCCGTATTTACTGACGAAAAACAGAAGCGCGAGGCGAACATCCGCGAGATTAAGGATAAGCTGGCGGAGAAATTCGCAGATAACGAAGAGTGGCTGGCGCTGATTGACGAGGCGGTTTACCAGTACCAGAAAAAGACGGTCCGCAAGATGATCTTAAAAGACCACAAGCGTCCGGACGGCCGTGCAATCAACGAAATCCGTCCGCTGGCGGCGGAGGTCGACCTGATTCCGCGCGTGCATGGTTCCGCCATGTTCACCAGAGGACAGACACAGATCTGCACCATCACGACGCTGGCGCCGCTTTCCGAAGCCCAGAAGATTGACGGGCTGGATGCGTCTGAGACCAGCAAGCGCTATATGCATCACTACAACTTCCCCAGCTACTCCGTGGGCGAGACAAAGCCGTCCAGAGGACCGGGACGCCGTGAAATCGGTCATGGCGCACTGGCAGAGCGCGCGCTCGTTCCGGTACTTCCCAGCGAGGAAGAATTCCCGTATGCCATCCGCACGGTATCCGAGACCTTTGAATCAAACGGTTCCACCTCCCAGGCGAGCATCTGCGCGTCGACTATGTCCCTGATGGCGGCGGGCGTTCCGATTAAAACGGCGGTTGCCGGTATTTCCTGCGGTCTGGTGACAGGCGAGACGGACGACGATTATATCGTGCTGACGGATATCCAGGGGCTGGAGGACTTCTTCGGCGATATGGACTTCAAGGTGGCAGGTACGCATAAGGGTATCACCGCGATCCAGATGGATATCAAGATTCACGGTCTGACACGCCCGATTATCGAGGAAGCGATTGCAAGAACGAGAGAAGCGCGTCTCTACATTCTGGACGAGGTGATGGCGAAGACCATCGCAGAGCCGAGAATGGAGCTTTCCGAGTATGCGCCGAAGATTATCCAGATCAACATCGACCCGCAGAAGATTGGCGATGTGGTTGGCCAGAGAGGTAAGACCATCAACACCATTATCGAGCGCACCGGCGTGAAGATCGACATCACAGACGACGGCGCGGTTTCCATCTGCGGTACGGATAAAGAGCAGATGGCGCGGGCAATGGATATGGTCCGCATCATTACCACAGAGTTTGAGGCGGGACAGATTCTCACCGGAACGGTAGTCAGCATCAAGGAATTTGGCGCTTTCCTGGAGTTTGCTCCGGGCAAGGAAGGCATGGTCCACATTTCCAAGATTTCCAAAGGCAGAATCGACAAGGTGGAGGATGTCCTGAAACTCGGCGATGTTGTGAAGGTTGTATGCCTCGGCAAGGACAAAATGGGAAGAGTCAGCTTCAGCATGAAGGATGTCGAGCAGTAA
- the scpB gene encoding SMC-Scp complex subunit ScpB has protein sequence MERKKLEAAVEAILFASGESVEASKLAKAIEQDVETTKKLVRAMMDRYEEEDRGIRIVELEGSFQMCTKPEMFDYLVRIAKQPRRAELTDVVLETLAIIAYKQPITKLELEKIRGVKCDHAVNKLIEYNLVKELGRLDAPGRPLLFGTTEEFLRSFGIQSLTDLPPVNLMKVEDFKAEAEEEVRLTLQV, from the coding sequence GTGGAAAGAAAAAAACTGGAAGCGGCAGTGGAGGCGATTCTTTTTGCCAGCGGGGAATCCGTCGAGGCGTCGAAGCTGGCGAAAGCGATTGAACAGGATGTAGAGACGACGAAAAAGCTTGTCCGGGCGATGATGGACCGCTATGAGGAGGAAGACCGGGGCATCCGGATCGTGGAGCTGGAAGGGTCTTTTCAGATGTGTACGAAGCCGGAAATGTTCGACTATCTGGTGCGCATCGCAAAGCAGCCGCGCAGGGCGGAGCTGACGGACGTTGTTCTGGAGACGCTGGCAATTATTGCCTACAAGCAGCCGATTACAAAGCTGGAGCTGGAGAAAATCCGCGGAGTGAAATGCGACCATGCCGTAAACAAGCTGATCGAGTACAATCTGGTGAAGGAGCTGGGCAGGCTGGACGCGCCAGGACGCCCGCTTCTTTTTGGGACGACAGAGGAATTTCTGCGCAGCTTCGGCATACAGTCCCTTACGGACCTTCCGCCGGTAAACCTGATGAAGGTGGAGGATTTCAAGGCGGAAGCGGAGGAGGAAGTACGGCTCACCCTGCAGGTATAG
- a CDS encoding D-alanyl-D-alanine carboxypeptidase family protein, giving the protein MKKKWRRFLACLSALLVMMSGSAAATEEVPEELKNLYAHSAVLMDGGSGRILFGKNEEEVLPMASTTKIMTCILTLESGRQGEIAVASANAAAQPKVHLGVRTGEEFYVEDLLYSLMLESHNDSAVMIAEHIGGSVEGFAAMMNEKAAQLGCVSTHFVTPNGLDATDGSGTHSTTAADLAEIMRYCVSISPQREAFLQITQTRSYSFSNVEQSRSFSCQNHNAFMDMMEGVISGKTGFTSAAGYCYVCALEDDGRLFIVALLACGWPDNRTWKWRDAAALLGYGKENYHNQTINCTEKPRTLTVEGGLSGDKNPWREAVVEAVPDTAAASGKQYLLRDGEQIRSRLTIRKGLQAPVEKGEVVGRISYYLDDNLLEEYPFVTTASVPEKSFTDWLSWLWKAYTM; this is encoded by the coding sequence ATGAAAAAGAAATGGCGCCGGTTCCTTGCCTGCCTGTCTGCGCTGCTGGTGATGATGTCCGGCAGCGCGGCGGCAACGGAGGAGGTACCGGAGGAATTAAAGAATCTATACGCCCATAGTGCCGTGCTGATGGATGGCGGCAGCGGGCGTATTCTTTTTGGGAAAAACGAAGAGGAAGTGCTGCCGATGGCGAGCACGACAAAAATCATGACCTGCATTCTGACGCTGGAGAGCGGACGCCAGGGGGAGATCGCCGTCGCCTCCGCCAATGCGGCGGCGCAGCCGAAGGTTCATCTGGGCGTGCGGACGGGAGAGGAATTTTACGTGGAGGATCTGCTGTACTCTCTGATGCTGGAATCGCATAACGACAGCGCCGTGATGATTGCGGAGCATATCGGCGGCAGCGTGGAGGGTTTTGCCGCCATGATGAATGAAAAAGCGGCGCAGCTTGGCTGCGTGAGCACGCATTTTGTCACGCCTAACGGTCTGGATGCCACGGACGGCAGCGGAACACACTCCACAACGGCGGCGGACCTTGCAGAAATCATGCGCTACTGCGTGAGCATATCACCGCAGCGGGAAGCCTTCCTTCAGATTACGCAGACGCGCAGCTACAGCTTTTCCAATGTGGAGCAGAGCCGCAGCTTCTCCTGCCAGAATCACAATGCGTTTATGGATATGATGGAGGGCGTGATTTCCGGGAAGACCGGCTTTACATCGGCGGCGGGCTACTGCTATGTCTGCGCGCTGGAGGACGACGGGCGGCTGTTTATCGTGGCGCTGCTTGCCTGCGGGTGGCCGGATAACCGTACCTGGAAATGGCGGGATGCGGCGGCTCTTTTGGGCTATGGAAAGGAAAACTACCATAACCAGACAATAAACTGCACGGAAAAACCGCGGACGCTGACGGTGGAGGGCGGTCTTTCCGGCGATAAAAATCCCTGGCGGGAGGCGGTCGTGGAGGCGGTGCCGGATACAGCGGCGGCGTCGGGAAAACAGTATCTGCTGCGGGACGGCGAGCAGATCCGCAGCAGGCTGACCATCCGCAAGGGACTGCAGGCGCCGGTTGAAAAGGGCGAGGTGGTCGGACGCATCAGCTATTATCTGGACGATAATCTGCTGGAGGAATATCCGTTTGTCACAACGGCATCTGTTCCGGAAAAATCCTTTACAGACTGGCTTTCCTGGCTGTGGAAAGCCTACACGATGTGA